The following are encoded in a window of Paenibacillus polymyxa genomic DNA:
- a CDS encoding copper amine oxidase N-terminal domain-containing protein, producing the protein MSDKIRQKDKNNISGYIQGGEKKVMTKFNKKMINVLATATLVAGVAAPIAALTAPTAIHASSSFTTVNTPTISGNAENFTNLDSRVKITVSKASVRDGSSFTVTLPKGFYFNSSDVAKIAGVTGTQNGPGSVSDATYGLGVYADFDDNKDTGITVAPIINNYDTDGKPVNVNSAKITFTGQDNIKDDVTLFLNFSRINVAGPSNGPVKAAIDAASNSGLTSGEITIANVVSSGQVSLAANDTVSSEDNFTATLKVKEETAGSLTGSNYIKLKLPSGFKWDASGTAAILFGDIKAADIDAKSDGDTLTVRLKDTVKSSKQNSFQLPVKFHVDDETNAKQGDVTVSVSGNATTDVSSLVVGNYGEIGGGVTVATPTTILAGHDEQKVGDIVIKETVAKSFVKGRTVTLRLPEGARWQETFKSNNPGNSFAGSMENTNGLGGAEVSYTDSDKRTLKLTFNNPNSTTDAGTLKLRNVEVATQPGFSGDLNVEVAGSQGLSGNVKVATVKQAVTLAAASKPTLTIGLGDQQVGDITITEAAKEAFVKKDGSREVILELPTGVRFASTPEVKVTAGDVKVKSVSTDTYGESNKGRLSFYIDSESATPSTITISAPKLTVDRTVAQGDIVAKLKGSAVSYTAYKGATDNTQNWKDNNTAAAEVAIATVGTPAPGATKTKAVFTLGSTSYTVNGESKTSDVAAYAENGRTYLPVRYAAEALGVSPQNILFDKATSTVTLIKGDRVAQIKLNTNLLTINGSVVRMDVKAVTNKNRTVLPIFWVSRALDASINYDATAKTVTVENNN; encoded by the coding sequence ATGAGTGACAAGATCCGACAAAAAGACAAAAATAATATTTCTGGTTATATTCAAGGAGGAGAAAAAAAGGTTATGACAAAGTTTAATAAAAAAATGATCAACGTGCTGGCAACAGCAACATTGGTTGCTGGTGTTGCAGCTCCAATCGCAGCACTGACTGCACCAACTGCTATCCATGCATCTTCTAGTTTCACAACTGTGAATACTCCTACTATTAGTGGAAACGCTGAAAATTTCACAAATCTTGATAGCAGAGTGAAAATTACAGTGAGCAAAGCTTCTGTAAGAGATGGATCTTCTTTTACTGTTACTTTGCCTAAAGGTTTTTATTTTAACAGTAGCGATGTTGCGAAAATTGCTGGTGTAACTGGAACACAAAATGGCCCAGGTAGTGTAAGTGATGCTACTTATGGCTTGGGTGTATACGCTGATTTTGATGATAATAAAGATACTGGTATTACAGTTGCTCCAATCATCAACAATTATGACACTGATGGTAAACCAGTTAACGTAAACTCCGCAAAAATCACTTTTACGGGTCAAGATAACATTAAAGATGATGTTACTCTCTTCTTGAACTTTAGTAGAATTAATGTAGCTGGTCCAAGTAACGGTCCAGTTAAAGCAGCTATTGATGCAGCTTCCAATAGCGGTTTGACTAGCGGTGAAATTACAATCGCAAACGTTGTTTCTTCTGGTCAAGTTTCTCTTGCTGCAAACGACACAGTTTCCAGTGAAGATAACTTCACTGCAACATTGAAAGTTAAAGAGGAAACTGCAGGTTCTTTGACAGGTAGTAACTATATCAAGTTGAAATTGCCAAGTGGTTTTAAATGGGATGCTTCCGGTACAGCAGCAATTCTTTTTGGTGATATAAAAGCTGCTGACATTGATGCTAAATCTGATGGTGATACTCTTACTGTAAGATTGAAAGATACTGTGAAAAGCTCTAAACAAAATTCTTTCCAATTGCCAGTTAAATTCCATGTAGATGATGAAACAAATGCTAAACAAGGCGATGTTACTGTTAGCGTTTCTGGTAACGCAACAACTGATGTTAGCTCTCTTGTTGTTGGTAACTATGGCGAAATCGGTGGTGGAGTTACTGTTGCTACTCCAACAACTATTCTTGCTGGGCATGACGAACAAAAAGTTGGCGATATCGTAATTAAAGAAACTGTTGCTAAATCTTTTGTAAAAGGACGTACTGTAACTTTGCGTCTGCCTGAAGGTGCTCGTTGGCAGGAAACTTTCAAGAGTAACAACCCAGGAAACAGCTTCGCTGGTTCTATGGAAAATACCAACGGATTGGGTGGAGCAGAGGTATCTTACACTGACTCTGACAAACGTACTTTGAAACTGACTTTCAACAACCCTAACAGCACAACTGATGCTGGTACTTTGAAACTGAGAAACGTTGAAGTTGCTACGCAACCAGGTTTCTCTGGCGATCTGAACGTTGAAGTTGCTGGTAGCCAAGGTTTGAGCGGTAATGTTAAGGTTGCAACTGTGAAACAAGCAGTTACTCTGGCTGCTGCTTCCAAACCAACCCTGACAATCGGTCTGGGCGATCAACAAGTTGGCGATATCACAATCACTGAAGCTGCTAAAGAAGCTTTCGTTAAGAAAGATGGTAGCCGTGAAGTAATCTTGGAATTGCCAACAGGCGTACGTTTTGCTTCTACTCCAGAAGTAAAAGTTACAGCTGGTGACGTTAAAGTGAAGAGCGTATCTACTGATACTTACGGCGAAAGCAACAAAGGCCGTCTGAGCTTCTACATCGATAGCGAATCTGCTACTCCAAGTACAATCACAATCTCGGCTCCTAAGCTGACTGTTGACCGTACTGTAGCTCAAGGCGACATCGTTGCTAAGCTGAAAGGTAGCGCAGTTTCTTACACTGCATACAAAGGCGCAACTGACAACACTCAAAACTGGAAAGACAACAACACTGCAGCTGCTGAAGTAGCAATCGCAACTGTTGGAACTCCAGCTCCAGGTGCTACTAAAACTAAAGCTGTCTTCACACTGGGAAGCACTTCCTACACTGTGAACGGCGAAAGTAAAACTTCTGATGTAGCTGCTTATGCTGAAAACGGACGCACTTACTTGCCAGTACGTTATGCAGCTGAAGCTTTGGGTGTATCCCCACAAAACATCCTGTTTGACAAAGCAACTTCCACAGTTACCCTGATTAAAGGTGACCGCGTTGCTCAAATCAAACTGAACACAAACCTGTTGACTATTAACGGTTCTGTGGTTCGTATGGACGTTAAAGCTGTAACTAACAAAAACCGTACTGTACTGCCTATCTTCTGGGTGAGCAGAGCGCTGGATGCATCCATCAACTATGATGCAACTGCTAAAACAGTAACTGTTGAAAACAACAACTAA
- a CDS encoding efflux RND transporter permease subunit, translated as MSQFSIRRPVTVFMLIIALLIGGGIFALRLPVEQMPDMKLPFAAVVTSIPNATPTEVEELVTKPIEKSLASIENVDKVMSESSEGTSMVMIQFNWGVDINQATLDMRDKVDGVKGSLPKAANSPRVLKVDLNATPVITLSLTGDQDINKLKPIAEDIIEPRLERIAGVAAANMSGGQARLVKITVDQAKLQSYGITLDQISQALSSNNVAGSAGSVYRGNTEIQLRVQGEYKAVSEMGETPIPVGKGSIKLKDIAKVEDSLDDVTTISTYNGKPSINISVTKATGGNTLSIADSVKDSLDSIRKELPPGTQLEMVTDASKPISDSVHSLVEHAILGLIIAAIVLLLFLNSIRSTIIATIVIPISFVATFMMMYFTGQTINIISLSGLLLGLGSFVDFAVVIIENIFRQRHEGKSMLQGAIDGSKQVGNAVMASALAQIVVFLPVVFVDGIAGVLFKPLALTVIFSHIAALLVSLMIVPMLGSRWLPTVPDESIYSSGTYKGVNPIVWFNIGFEKFKGGYRRVLKWGINHRKSVLIITLLMFVAAGSLISFVKAEFIPASDTGEFTINVKLPNGTVLEETEKVVQDIEKEILKVPDLDKMTVTVGSGGNSGYSGAAPTNSADLSVTLKDGHQPTDGVVEGLRKKFDSIPDAEITMASTTGLSSGAAVNINLKGDDIDVLRELSDNLVADVKNIPGTVNVKSTLSAVREEYEITVNRELASRYGLSATQILSAVNTSFNGSVATSYRTGEDQIDVKISLPEQNRHDLSNLKALRITTSQGIDVPLSSVVSIDKRTVPDTVTREDQTRQVQITADIDGTGDILTINQKIDALLKSTHFPEGYSADTGGGQNEQMLESFTNLAIAILLSVVLIYMVMAGQFESLLTPFVIMFSVPPTVIGVLIGLAVTGASLSVSALTGYIMLVGLVVNNAIVMIDFIIQLRKDGQDRDEAIIHGASERLRPILMTTLATVLALLPMAFATGEGNETQAPMAVVVVFGLSFAAVITLILIPVVYVIMDNMIQKRKNRKLKRQAKRELKKEAKLQKSVHI; from the coding sequence ATGTCTCAGTTTTCAATACGCCGTCCTGTAACAGTATTTATGTTAATTATTGCTTTGTTAATCGGGGGCGGTATTTTTGCGTTAAGACTTCCTGTAGAGCAAATGCCGGATATGAAGCTGCCATTCGCTGCAGTGGTGACTAGTATTCCAAATGCAACGCCTACAGAAGTTGAGGAATTGGTTACTAAACCTATTGAGAAAAGTCTGGCTTCTATTGAGAACGTGGATAAAGTCATGTCCGAGTCTTCAGAAGGAACATCTATGGTCATGATTCAATTTAACTGGGGAGTAGATATCAATCAAGCAACCCTCGACATGCGAGATAAAGTTGATGGGGTTAAAGGGTCACTTCCCAAGGCGGCTAATTCGCCACGTGTCCTTAAGGTGGATCTCAACGCAACGCCGGTTATTACGCTCTCTCTTACAGGAGACCAGGATATTAACAAGTTGAAGCCTATTGCTGAAGATATTATTGAGCCGCGGCTTGAAAGAATTGCGGGAGTAGCTGCAGCCAACATGTCAGGTGGGCAAGCTCGGCTTGTGAAGATTACCGTAGATCAAGCCAAACTTCAAAGCTATGGCATTACGCTAGATCAAATCAGCCAAGCGCTATCGTCTAATAACGTAGCGGGTTCTGCTGGTTCGGTGTACCGAGGCAATACAGAAATCCAACTTCGGGTTCAAGGTGAATACAAAGCTGTTTCAGAAATGGGTGAAACGCCAATTCCAGTAGGGAAGGGAAGCATTAAGCTAAAGGACATCGCGAAAGTTGAAGATTCCTTGGATGATGTTACAACCATTTCTACCTATAACGGAAAGCCAAGTATCAATATTTCTGTTACTAAAGCTACAGGGGGGAATACCCTTTCAATCGCCGATTCTGTAAAGGATAGTTTAGATTCGATACGGAAGGAATTGCCTCCGGGAACTCAATTGGAGATGGTAACAGATGCATCCAAACCCATTAGCGACTCCGTACACTCATTAGTAGAGCATGCTATACTGGGACTTATTATCGCAGCTATTGTGTTGCTATTATTTTTGAATAGTATACGTTCTACCATTATTGCTACTATCGTTATTCCAATTTCCTTCGTAGCTACGTTTATGATGATGTATTTCACCGGACAAACCATTAATATTATTTCACTGAGCGGTTTGCTTCTGGGGTTAGGATCCTTTGTCGATTTTGCTGTTGTTATTATTGAGAATATTTTTAGACAGCGACATGAAGGGAAAAGCATGCTACAAGGGGCTATTGATGGCTCCAAGCAGGTGGGTAATGCCGTTATGGCATCTGCACTTGCGCAGATCGTAGTATTTTTACCAGTTGTTTTTGTTGACGGAATTGCGGGAGTTCTATTTAAACCGTTGGCGTTAACCGTTATTTTCTCTCACATTGCAGCCTTGCTTGTATCCCTTATGATTGTGCCGATGCTGGGCTCACGTTGGCTACCTACCGTGCCAGATGAATCCATTTATTCTTCAGGTACTTATAAGGGTGTTAACCCTATTGTGTGGTTTAATATTGGCTTTGAGAAATTTAAGGGTGGGTATCGCCGTGTATTGAAGTGGGGAATTAACCATAGAAAATCTGTGTTAATCATTACTTTATTGATGTTTGTGGCAGCTGGATCTCTAATTTCTTTCGTTAAGGCTGAATTTATCCCAGCATCTGATACTGGGGAATTCACAATTAACGTGAAACTTCCTAATGGAACGGTCTTGGAAGAAACGGAAAAGGTTGTTCAAGATATAGAAAAAGAAATTTTGAAAGTTCCGGATCTAGATAAAATGACAGTGACTGTTGGTTCTGGTGGCAATTCTGGTTATTCAGGGGCAGCTCCAACTAATTCGGCGGATCTAAGCGTAACGCTGAAGGATGGACATCAGCCAACAGATGGTGTAGTTGAGGGCCTTCGTAAAAAATTTGATAGCATTCCGGATGCAGAGATTACAATGGCGTCTACAACAGGTCTTTCAAGCGGAGCGGCTGTTAATATTAACTTAAAAGGTGACGATATTGACGTCCTGAGAGAACTCTCGGACAATCTCGTTGCGGACGTAAAAAACATACCGGGTACGGTCAATGTGAAAAGTACCTTGAGTGCCGTTCGCGAAGAATATGAGATTACCGTTAATCGGGAACTTGCAAGTCGATATGGCTTATCAGCAACTCAAATTTTATCAGCAGTGAATACGTCTTTTAATGGATCAGTCGCCACAAGCTATCGTACAGGTGAGGATCAGATTGATGTGAAGATATCGTTGCCAGAGCAAAACCGCCATGATTTGTCAAATCTAAAAGCCTTACGGATTACCACATCGCAAGGTATTGATGTACCTTTGTCTTCCGTAGTAAGTATTGATAAACGGACTGTACCCGATACTGTTACTCGTGAAGACCAAACGCGTCAAGTGCAGATTACAGCTGATATTGATGGAACAGGGGATATTCTTACTATTAATCAAAAAATAGATGCTCTTTTGAAGAGTACTCACTTCCCTGAAGGCTACAGTGCAGATACGGGTGGTGGACAAAATGAACAAATGCTGGAGTCCTTTACGAACTTGGCGATAGCTATTTTACTATCTGTCGTGCTCATTTATATGGTTATGGCAGGACAGTTCGAATCGTTGCTCACACCGTTTGTTATTATGTTTTCCGTTCCACCTACGGTAATTGGTGTGCTTATCGGTTTAGCTGTAACCGGGGCGAGTCTCAGCGTTTCAGCTTTGACGGGTTACATCATGCTCGTCGGTTTGGTCGTCAACAATGCCATAGTTATGATTGACTTTATAATTCAGCTCCGAAAAGACGGCCAAGATCGGGATGAAGCTATTATTCATGGAGCGTCTGAGCGGTTGCGTCCGATTTTGATGACCACGCTGGCTACTGTACTAGCTTTGCTTCCAATGGCATTCGCTACAGGAGAGGGTAACGAAACACAAGCACCGATGGCAGTTGTTGTTGTATTCGGGTTATCCTTCGCAGCTGTTATTACATTGATTCTTATTCCGGTAGTCTACGTCATCATGGATAATATGATACAAAAACGTAAGAATCGGAAATTAAAAAGACAAGCGAAGAGAGAATTAAAAAAAGAAGCGAAACTACAAAAAAGTGTTCATATATAA
- a CDS encoding stalk domain-containing protein — protein sequence MKRFGVAVLSTLVLSSAFASLAGAQPGDIKVIINGVTQQYTQSPVVSQNTTLVPLRGVFESLGAKVDWDSKAKKVTASKNEDTLALNVGSKLAYKNSNPVQLDAATQIQKGQVLVPLRFVSQSLGAKVNWDQATRTVTISNQANGSTTDDQTNSLSSKPLTTPVTQVTYDTYYNDSLTYDDAVKLAIADSASVKTGEVNIDQAGKIMKETGKNIDFVPAEAGNEAQDKAYKGYAQTNLNYEATKKSLEMTKEGIEYNVKDLYNKLLQKQNAVKLAALNIEDAERKLKVAQIKRDNQMSSDYEVTQATNQLTQNQAALEKAKKDLDSAYVSLNQVIGYKPEQRYELKDKPVYSEFKDNVETKVSQVLTSSTAIWLSEQKVDLAELSLKLYNFSTPGNTPYEAEQLNVEKAQYATEGTKRQLEEAVRTIYNNIKALESQYSQIQAGLVSARSAADMAKKQFDVGLATELQVYEANLKVTTAEQQAEDIVTNIDTLKLAFNKPWAMQGSSGASAQ from the coding sequence ATGAAACGTTTTGGAGTGGCAGTACTGTCCACATTGGTTCTTTCTTCTGCGTTCGCCAGTCTTGCAGGAGCTCAACCAGGTGATATAAAGGTTATTATTAACGGTGTAACACAGCAATATACCCAGTCCCCAGTTGTTAGTCAAAATACAACCTTGGTGCCTCTCCGTGGTGTTTTTGAAAGCTTGGGTGCGAAAGTCGATTGGGACAGCAAAGCTAAAAAAGTAACTGCTTCTAAAAATGAAGATACATTGGCTTTGAATGTTGGTTCCAAGCTTGCTTATAAAAATAGTAATCCTGTACAACTCGATGCAGCAACTCAAATTCAAAAGGGTCAAGTACTCGTTCCTTTACGTTTTGTGAGCCAATCATTAGGCGCCAAAGTAAATTGGGATCAGGCTACACGAACAGTGACCATTTCCAATCAAGCTAATGGCAGTACTACTGACGACCAAACCAACAGTTTGTCCAGTAAGCCTCTCACAACTCCTGTGACTCAAGTTACTTATGATACCTATTATAATGATTCGTTGACCTATGATGATGCAGTCAAACTGGCTATTGCTGATAGTGCTTCAGTGAAAACAGGAGAAGTGAATATTGACCAGGCAGGAAAAATTATGAAAGAAACAGGAAAAAATATTGACTTTGTTCCAGCAGAAGCAGGTAATGAGGCGCAAGATAAAGCTTACAAAGGTTATGCCCAAACGAATCTTAATTATGAGGCAACCAAAAAGAGCCTTGAAATGACCAAAGAAGGTATTGAATATAATGTGAAGGATCTCTATAACAAGCTCCTTCAAAAGCAAAATGCTGTTAAGCTGGCTGCATTGAATATTGAAGATGCTGAACGTAAACTTAAAGTTGCGCAAATCAAGAGAGATAATCAAATGTCGAGTGATTATGAGGTCACGCAAGCGACTAATCAGTTGACTCAAAATCAAGCTGCTTTAGAGAAGGCAAAAAAAGATTTAGATAGTGCATATGTATCTTTGAACCAAGTGATTGGTTACAAACCAGAGCAACGTTATGAATTAAAGGATAAACCTGTATATTCTGAGTTTAAAGATAATGTAGAGACAAAAGTAAGCCAAGTACTTACTAGCAGCACGGCTATTTGGTTGAGTGAGCAAAAAGTGGATTTGGCTGAATTGAGTTTGAAGCTTTATAACTTTAGCACTCCAGGAAATACCCCTTATGAAGCTGAACAACTTAATGTTGAAAAGGCTCAGTATGCTACAGAAGGCACAAAGAGACAACTCGAAGAAGCTGTAAGAACAATTTATAACAATATCAAAGCATTGGAAAGTCAATATTCACAGATTCAAGCTGGCTTGGTGAGTGCTAGAAGTGCGGCTGATATGGCTAAGAAGCAATTTGATGTTGGGTTGGCTACAGAGCTTCAGGTTTATGAAGCTAATTTGAAAGTCACTACTGCTGAGCAACAGGCCGAAGATATAGTTACAAATATTGATACTTTGAAGCTGGCTTTCAATAAGCCTTGGGCTATGCAGGGTTCTTCTGGAGCTAGCGCACAATAA
- a CDS encoding efflux RND transporter periplasmic adaptor subunit, with translation MNKKSALIATTLLLSVALAGCGGGEAPAAPTTAQQAIPVQVAKVAKGSINDSTGIIGSFAPKETAQVSPKISGKIQSINLTVGQKVNKGDTLFTIDQKDLRDSIKQSQESYQVALANLKQAESGAAQSVQQAESSVDQAKSALVQQDNTITQAQTSLVDAQSSVRDAQNTLNRNQQLFSAGALSQSELEQSQIAHRRAVTAVENAQITLHNAQTSKESAQTTYNNAQKSLRLAQQKTGIDVARASVNQAKSSLDTARSQLVDTVVKAPISGTISVVTGTQGQMVSAQSAVATIANTNPIIAKVNVSESELLKLQVGSSVTVGVDSLNKRIEAKVSAVNPVMDNDLKAYPIEVSVPNGSGELKSGMVVTVYMKSEAPKNILVSQDAITEQAGKKYAYVVEGTVAKRVEVQTGQESAKQVEVTKGLAEGQNVVVKGVSLLTDGAKINVVK, from the coding sequence ATGAATAAAAAAAGTGCTCTGATTGCTACAACTTTGCTTTTATCAGTTGCATTAGCGGGTTGCGGTGGGGGAGAGGCCCCTGCCGCACCAACTACGGCGCAGCAAGCCATTCCAGTTCAAGTAGCAAAAGTGGCTAAAGGTAGTATTAACGATTCAACAGGTATTATTGGAAGCTTTGCTCCCAAAGAGACAGCTCAGGTGTCTCCGAAAATTAGTGGTAAAATTCAAAGTATTAACCTTACAGTGGGCCAAAAAGTAAATAAAGGCGACACATTGTTTACTATAGACCAAAAGGACTTGCGGGACTCGATTAAGCAATCCCAAGAGTCGTATCAGGTTGCCCTGGCCAATTTAAAGCAGGCAGAGTCAGGTGCAGCGCAATCGGTGCAGCAGGCAGAATCCAGCGTGGATCAAGCCAAAAGTGCGCTTGTCCAGCAAGACAACACGATCACTCAAGCTCAGACCAGTCTGGTAGATGCTCAGAGTTCCGTGCGTGATGCTCAAAATACGCTCAATCGCAACCAACAGCTGTTTAGTGCGGGTGCTCTTTCTCAATCCGAGTTAGAGCAGTCTCAAATAGCGCATAGAAGGGCTGTAACTGCGGTGGAGAATGCACAGATCACACTTCATAATGCACAAACATCTAAGGAAAGTGCGCAAACAACATATAATAATGCTCAAAAATCATTACGTCTTGCACAACAGAAAACGGGCATTGACGTAGCTCGTGCTTCTGTCAATCAGGCTAAGTCCAGTTTAGACACAGCTCGTAGTCAATTGGTGGATACTGTAGTCAAAGCTCCAATTTCCGGCACGATATCGGTAGTAACAGGAACACAGGGGCAAATGGTTAGTGCACAATCTGCGGTTGCTACAATAGCGAATACCAATCCTATTATTGCAAAAGTTAACGTTTCTGAATCTGAGCTTCTTAAGTTGCAGGTGGGTTCATCTGTGACTGTAGGTGTGGACTCGTTAAATAAGCGAATTGAGGCCAAAGTATCGGCTGTCAATCCGGTAATGGATAATGATCTGAAGGCATACCCTATTGAGGTATCAGTTCCTAATGGTTCTGGCGAATTAAAATCAGGGATGGTTGTAACTGTATACATGAAATCAGAAGCTCCTAAAAACATTTTGGTATCGCAGGATGCCATTACGGAGCAGGCAGGGAAAAAGTATGCTTATGTAGTGGAAGGAACAGTGGCTAAGCGGGTAGAAGTGCAGACAGGCCAGGAAAGTGCCAAACAGGTTGAGGTAACCAAGGGGCTTGCTGAAGGACAAAATGTTGTCGTTAAGGGCGTTAGTCTGCTTACGGATGGCGCGAAGATTAATGTAGTGAAGTAA